One part of the Lycium ferocissimum isolate CSIRO_LF1 chromosome 8, AGI_CSIRO_Lferr_CH_V1, whole genome shotgun sequence genome encodes these proteins:
- the LOC132066634 gene encoding 11-beta-hydroxysteroid dehydrogenase A-like, whose translation MASSNYFVHNITTLLITPLVLLALFAIFLFFSTIRVVLFLYRIVVSENMKGKVVLITGASSGIGEELAYEYARRGSSLAIVARREKQLQKVAERAKSLGSPDVVSIRADVSNVEECKRFVDQTVKHFGRLDHLVNNAGITSFCSINDVTDITKCTPIMDINFWGSVYPTYFAIPHLKKTRGKVFVNSSSVAILHPPSFSFYTASKAALLSFYETMKLELAPEISITIATLGFTDSEIVRGKHLKDGVMQVDSEQASVRYITNHHTLFLSI comes from the exons ATGGCTTCTAGTAATTATTTTGTTCACAATATCACCACTCTACTCATTACACCATTAGTTCTTTTGGCACTCTTTGCcattttcctcttctttagcACCATTAGGGTGGTGCTTTTTCTGTATAGGATTGTGGTGAGTGAGAACATGAAAGGGAAAGTTGTTCTTATCACTGGGGCTTCATCAGGAATTGGAGAG GAATTGGCTTATGAATATGCAAGAAGAGGTTCTTCATTAGCAATTGTGGCCAGAAGAGAAAAGCAGCTTCAAAAAGTAGCTGAGAGGGCAAAGAGCTTAGGATCTCCAGATGTTGTATCTATTAGAGCTGATGTATCTAACGTCGAAGAATGTAAGAGATTTGTTGATCAAACTGTGAAACATTTCGGCCGAT TGGATCATCTCGTCAACAATGCGGGAATCACCTCTTTTTGCTCTATCAATGATGTGACGGACATTACGAAGTGTACGCCTATTATG GATATCAACTTTTGGGGGTCTGTTTACCCAACTTATTTTGCAATTCCTCATCTTAAAAAGACAAGAGGGAAGGTGTTTGTCAATTCTTCATCCGTGGCAATTTTGCACCCACCGTCTTTCAGCTTCTATACT GCTAGTAAAGCTGCACTATTAAGCTTTTACGAGACCATGAAACTTGAATTGGCTCCAGAAATTTCAATTACAATTGCAACGTTAGGTTTCACTGATTCTGAAATAGTACGAGGAAAACACTTGAAGGATGGTGTCATGCAAGTTGATTCAGAGCAAGCTAGTGTAAGATATATAACCAACCATCACACACTTTTCTTAAGCATATAG